A single window of uncultured Pseudodesulfovibrio sp. DNA harbors:
- a CDS encoding zinc/iron-chelating domain-containing protein → MSQNQIDDSDVCRRCSLQGPTCCRIAAGQEEFCFPLSQVEKERIQEHVPFTGGFVLSPNSKAFIDYVCRLFPGEEDAARELFPEGKEHFRLAVDSMGACRFLGPEGCEIPKEARPYYCRLFPFWMAGSSVTFFDSPTCLARREGRTLTRILDRLDTNRATIKDLYGRLRLVWGLAPRKGACRVNKKF, encoded by the coding sequence GTGTCCCAAAATCAGATTGACGACTCGGACGTTTGCAGACGGTGTTCCCTTCAGGGACCGACCTGTTGTCGTATCGCAGCTGGTCAGGAAGAATTTTGTTTTCCTCTTTCTCAGGTTGAGAAAGAACGCATTCAAGAGCATGTTCCCTTTACCGGTGGCTTTGTGCTGTCACCCAATTCCAAGGCGTTTATCGATTATGTCTGCCGGTTGTTTCCGGGAGAAGAAGACGCGGCACGAGAATTGTTTCCAGAAGGTAAGGAACATTTTCGATTGGCGGTGGATTCCATGGGAGCCTGCCGTTTTCTAGGCCCGGAAGGGTGCGAGATTCCGAAGGAAGCGCGGCCTTATTATTGTCGTTTGTTTCCGTTTTGGATGGCGGGAAGTAGCGTGACATTTTTTGATTCCCCGACTTGTCTGGCTCGGCGGGAAGGGAGAACACTTACACGAATACTTGATCGGCTTGATACCAACAGGGCTACGATCAAGGACCTGTACGGGCGATTGCGGCTTGTATGGGGACTCGCGCCACGAAAGGGCGCATGCCGGGTCAATAAAAAGTTCTGA